The following are from one region of the Sorghum bicolor cultivar BTx623 chromosome 2, Sorghum_bicolor_NCBIv3, whole genome shotgun sequence genome:
- the LOC8060234 gene encoding NAD(P)H-quinone oxidoreductase subunit L, chloroplastic: MDTAASWRLLSPASSAPPPCPQQLLPKRRATFAASPQAQQSARSSAKFRLLCLLHDKSSAPTTSVQQSSQLQRLATVLQCGAVWAAVEAPAALATVTGEEDLDILGILPPIAAFAVFYLFVAPPIIMNWMRLRWYKREFVETYLQFMFTYLFFPGLMLWAPFVNFRKFPRDPTMKYPWSKPKEGTPLFKDRYPPIDTYKQP, encoded by the exons ATGGACACCGCCGCCTCATGGCGCCTCCTCTCCCCGGCGTCCTCCGCCCCGCCTCCCTGCCCGCAGCAGCTACTACCCAAGCGGCGAGCGACGTTCGCGGCCTCGCCACAGGCGCAGCAGTCGGCCAGGTCCAGCGCCAAGTTCAGGCTCCTCTGCCTCCTCCATGACAAG TCATCGGCGCCGACGACGTCGGTGCAGCAGAGCTCGCAGCTGCAGAGGCTGGCGACGGTGTTGCAGTGCGGCGCCGTCTGGGCAGCT GTTGAGGCGCCGGCGGCGCTGGCGACGGTGACCGGGGAGGAGGACCTGGATATCCTAGGGATCCTGCCGCCGATCGCGGCGTTCGCCGTCTTCTACTTATTCGTCGCCCCT ccGATaatcatgaactggatgaggctGAGGTGGTACAAGCGCGAATTCGTGGAGACGTACCTGCAGTTCATGTTCACCTACCTCTTCTTCCCAGG GTTGATGTTGTGGGCGCCATTCGTCAACTTCAGGAAGTTCCCGAGGGATCCGACCATGAAGTACCCTTGGTCCAAGCCAAAGGAGGGCACGCCGCTGTTCAAAGACAGATACCCGCCTATAGACACCTATAAGCAGCCTTGA
- the LOC8055813 gene encoding transcription factor bHLH30 codes for MWEGGIVEHGSQEATHHQLLPWLGAAPFSEPAAVATGLGAAMGAYACGDGVGGLGLGHGGVFGFGFDAVPPPQQQQQRAAEGSGKAVVSGLLGSLQAELGRMTAREMMDAKALAASRSHSEAERRRRQRINGHLARLRSLLPNTTKTDKASLLAEVLDHVKELKRQTSAMMMATAAVGGDDGGAGGRAHQQLLPTEADELSVDAGADGAGRLVVRASLCCEDRPDLIPDIVRALAALGMRARRAEITTLGGRVRSLLLITAGSRGADQAGDGDGDDDDEEEEDGHRPANAPVHVDGERTASHRRHECIASVQEALRGVMDRRTASSDTSSSGGGGGSIKRQRMNYGAQEQCSV; via the exons ATGTGGGAGGGAGGCATCGTCGAGCACGGGAGCCAGGAGGCCACGCATCATCAGCTGCTCCCGTGGCTCGGCGCGGCGCCGTTCTCCGAGCCGGCGGCTGTGGCGACGGGCCTCGGCGCCGCCATGGGGGCTTACGCCTGCGGCGACGGCGTCGGCGGGCTCGGGCTCGGGCATGGCGGGGTGTTCGGCTTCGGTTTCGACGcggtgccgccgccgcagcagcagcagcagcgcgcgGCGGAGGGGAGCGGGAAGGCGGTCGTGTCGGGGCTGCTTGGAAGCCTTCAGGCGGAGCTGGGGCGGATGACGGCACGGGAGATGATGGACGCCAAGGCGCTGGCGGCCTCGCGCAGCCACAGCGAggccgagcgccgccgccggcagcgGATCAACGGCCACCTCGCCAGGCTCAGAAGCCTTCTCCCCAACACCACCAAG ACGGACAAAGCGTCGCTGCTGGCCGAGGTGCTCGACCACGTGAAGGAGCTGAAGCGCCAGACCTCGGCGATGATGAtggccaccgccgccgtcgGGGGCGACGACGGAGgtgcaggtgggcgggcgcatcAGCAGCTTCTGCCGACGGAGGCCGACGAGCTGTCCGTGGACGCGGGGGCCGACGGCGCCGGGCGGCTCGTGGTGCGCGCGTCGCTCTGCTGCGAGGATCGCCCGGACCTCATCCCGGACATCGTGCGGGCGCTCGCCGCTCTCGGGATGCGCGCGCGCCGGGCGGAGATCACCACGCTCGGCGGCCGCGTCCGGAGCTTGCTCCTCATCACTGCCGGCAGCAGGGGAGCGGACCaggccggcgacggcgacggcgacgacgacgacgaggaggaggaggatgggCATCGGCCGGCTAACGCCCCCGTGCACGTCGACGGCGAGCGCACTGCCTCGCACAGGAGGCACGAGTGCATCGCGTCGGTCCAGGAGGCCCTGCGCGGCGTCATGGACCGCAGGACGGCGAGCAGCGACACGTCGTCGtctggtggtggcggcgggagCATCAAGAGGCAGCGCATGAACTACGGCGCGCAGGAGCAGTGTTCAGTGTAG
- the LOC8060235 gene encoding uncharacterized protein LOC8060235 — protein sequence MGALNGRNPSTVLDGLYGVQLGDRPSQPAQTEDEALRTTTTVVESSACEHHKSGTTQQRLLIRRVWQQIPSCLKPIHCTITCDKHAGETIANVVTSLPFIVLGLQTPRKNLNTAIYANSLVGVGVASSLYHSSKGEIRKFLRWADYTMIATTTLCLSRALSNENPRLLMTASALLLPFQPLMVSAVHTGLMEVSFARRASIEPELRMAHNLHKMSSLLGGALFIADDCFPETPYIHAAWHLAAAIGIGTCNKLLE from the exons ATGGGAGCCCTGAATGGTAGAAACCCTTCTACCGTTTTGGATGGCCTCTATGGGGTGCAGCTTGGTGACCGTCCATCGCAGCCGGCACAAACTGAGGATGAAGCTCTCCGGACCACGACCACCGTTGTAGAGTCATCAGCTTGCGAACACCACAAGAGTGGTACAACGCAACAAAGATTGCTGATCCG AAGAGTATGGCAGCAGATACCCTCTTGCTTGAAGCCCATCCACTGCACCATTACAT GTGACAAGCATGCTGGTGAGACTATTGCGAATGTCGTCACCTCTCTGCCCTTCATTGTTCTTGGACTGCAGACTCCAAG GAAGAATTTGAACACCGCTATCTACGCGAATTCGCTGGTTGGGGTGGGAGTAGCTTCAAGCTTGTATCATTCTTCCAAAGGAGAAATCCGAAAGTTTCTGCGCTGGGCCGACTACACTATGATTGCTACCACCACACTT TGTTTGTCGAGAGCACTTAGCAATGAGAACCCAAGATTACTAATGACAGCATCAGCATTGCTCCTGCCGTTCCAGCCATTGATGGTTTCAGCTGTCCACACTGGACTGATGGAG GTTTCCTTTGCAAGAAGAGCATCAATTGAACCAGAGCTCAGGATGGCACATAACCTGCACAAAATGTCATCTCTGCTGGGAGGTGCGCTGTTCATTGCCGACGATTGCTTCCCCGAGACTCCCTATATCCACGCTGCATGGCATCTTGCTGCTGCGATTGGCATTGGCACTTGCAACAAGCTTCTTGAATGA
- the LOC8060236 gene encoding pentatricopeptide repeat-containing protein At5g61400, translating to MPPSSPSLRLFFSRRRPIAPHHQHHLRRRHSLSASGPAAAAAVPPPSRNRAARLAAAVHGAVASKNFAHAIRLTKSLVQVPTSFPGRSSASTAAGAGAAFAALSSTSASPAPALGVLVIALSQMGLLDEALYVFRRLWTLPALPACNAVLDGLVKARRSRCAWELFDEMLRRGMVPSVVTYNTLINACRYQGAVAKAQEMWDQMVARQIDPNVITYTSMICVLCEEGCIGDAERLFDAMKEAGMRPNQYTYNVLMSGHCQGDDVNSAFVLYQELLNSGLIPNAVVFTTLIDGFCKAKRFSEAKDMFRDMPRFGVAPTVPVYNSLMDGAFRSGDAQEALSLYQEMTRLGLCPDEFTCSIVVRGLCDGGQIQVAARFLEGVREDGVNLNAAAYNALIDEYCRNGNLEEALATCTRMTEVGVEPNVVSYSSLIDGHSKLGKMQIAMAIYTEMVAKGIEPNVVTYTALIHGHAKNGGIDAAFRFHKEMIENGISPNAITVSVLVDGLCRENRVQDAVRFVMEHSGIKYSDIHSFFSNFTTEEEPLIPNSAIYMTLIYGLYLDGQHYEAGKLFSYMRKSGMISDSFTYTLLIRGQCMLGYVLNAMMLYADMMKIGVKPMRYKIICPEIWSWEPLNDPQTVVS from the coding sequence ATGCCGCCCTCCTCCCCGTCTCTCCGCCTCTTCTTCTCCCGCCGCCGCCCTATCGCTCCGCACCACCAGCACCATCTCCGCCGCCGCCATAGCCTCTCCGCCTCCGGCCCCGCCGCGGCCGCTGCCGTCCCACCTCCCTCCCGCAACCGCGCCGCGCGCCTAGCCGCGGCCGTCCACGGCGCGGTCGCGTCCAAGAACTTTGCGCACGCCATCCGTTTGACGAAATCCCTCGTCCAGGTCCCCACTTCCTTCCCCGGCCGGAGTTCTGCTTCCacagccgccggcgccggcgccgcattcgcggctctctcctccacctccgcCTCCCCTGCCCCCGCCCTCGGCGTGCTCGTCATCGCCCTCTCCCAGATGGGGCTGCTCGACGAGGCGCTGTACGTGTTCCGGCGCTTGTGGACGCTGCCGGCGCTGCCAGCGTGCAACGCGGTCCTGGACGGGCTCGTGAAAGCACGCAGGTCTCGGTGCGCTTGGGAGCTGTTCGACGAAATGCTTAGACGGGGCATGGTGCCCAGTGTGGTCACGTACAATACTCTTATCAATGCATGCCGGTACCAGGGTGCTGTGGCCAAGGCTCAGGAGATGTGGGATCAGATGGTGGCACGGCAGATTGATCCGAACGTGATCACATACACGTCGATGATATGTGTGCTTTGTGAAGAGGGCTGCATTGGTGATGCTGAGCGGTTGTTTGATGCTATGAAGGAAGCAGGGATGCGGCCTAATCAGTATACATACAATGTGCTGATGAGCGGTCACTGTCAGGGAGATGATGTCAACAGTGCATTTGTGTTATACCAGGAATTGCTGAATAGTGGCCTCATTCCAAATGCTGTTGTCTTTACAACCCTGATTGACGGTTTCTGTAAAGCGAAGAGGTTCAGTGAAGCAAAAGATATGTTTCGTGACATGCCCAGGTTTGGGGTTGCTCCTACCGTTCCTGTGTACAACAGTTTGATGGATGGGGCTTTCAGGTCTGGAGATGCACAAGAAGCATTGTCACTTTATCAGGAGATGACTCGCTTAGGTTTGTGCCCAGATGAGTTCACCTGCAGCATTGTTGTGAGAGGCCTTTGTGATGGAGGACAAATACAGGTAGCGGCCAGGTTTCTTGAAGGTGTGAGGGAAGATGGTGTTAATCTGAATGCAGCTGCTTACAATGCACTGATTGATGAGTACTGCAGGAATGGGAATTTGGAGGAAGCGCTAGCAACATGCACTAGAATGACCGAGGTTGGAGTTGAGCCCAATGTGGTGTCATACTCCTCCTTGATAGACGGGCACTCAAAACTAGGGAAGATGCAAATAGCAATGGCTATATACACTGAGATGGTAGCTAAAGGGATTGAGCCTAATGTGGTCACATACACTGCTCTTATTCATGGCCATGCCAAGAATGGTGGCATAGATGCTGCTTTTCGTTTCCACAAGGAAATGATAGAGAATGGTATTTCACCTAATGCTATTACAGTGTCAGTTCTTGTTGATGGTCTGTGCAGAGAGAATAGAGTTCAGGATGCGGTCAGGTTTGTGATGGAGCACTCAGGGATAAAGTACAGTGATATTCATTCTTTCTTCTCAAACTTTACAACTGAAGAGGAACCTTTAATTCCAAATAGTGCAATATATATGACCTTGATATATGGCCTGTATTTAGACGGCCAACACTATGAAGCTGGCAAGCTTTTCTCCTACATGAGAAAATCAGGTATGATCTCTGATAGCTTCACCTATACACTACTGATACGAGGGCAGTGCATGCTTGGCTATGTCTTGAATGCCATGATGCTCTATGCTGATATGATGAAGATTGGTGTTAAACCAATGAGGTACAAGATAATCTGCCCTGAGATTTGGTCATGGGAACCATTGAATGACCCCCAAACTGTTGTAAGTTAA
- the LOC8067639 gene encoding pentatricopeptide repeat-containing protein At5g56310, producing MPSDRPRRRALLPLNLPRQIPYSRALQQRLFLVAQHLSRSSSPSAIRRGLDQLHAQLLLNGFTHKRFLLAKLLSLAAAAADLPRAESLFLLSVPHSPASPTLANLLLRAAAASGATPGALLAFFSRLVGCHGLRPNAFSFSTLLAAIAPAGAGALPHGRALHARALASGMLAPTGESGHVMTSLVGVYAAARQLEDARKVFDEMLTRAVAAWNCMLAAYVRCGEVDAALRFFGEMPRRDAVAWTTMIGGCANAGRAAEAVDLFWRMRKARVKDDTVTMVALLTACAELGDLELGRWVHARVDLEGSQWRTVLLDNALIHMYLKCGAIEDARCLFGMMPRRSTVSWTTMISGLAIHGHPQEALNLFHRMQDRPDGATMLAVLRACSHAGRIDDARWYFESMEGVYGINPEIQHYGCMVDMLCRWRRLNEALELVEKMPFQPNEGVWGAILSGCRRDGNLELAAKVNDRLVELQPERAAGHLVLLSNMYAAVGQWEQARMVRERVAALNAEKPAGRSWVNENESSMVVAQARLV from the coding sequence ATGCCGAGCGACCGCCCTCGCCGCCGGGCCCTCCTTCCGCTCAACCTGCCCCGGCAAATCCCATACTCCCGGGCGCTGCAGCAGCGCCTCTTCCTCGTCGCGCAGCACCTCAGCCGCTCCTCGTCCCCATCTGCCATCCGCCGCGGCCTCGACCAGCTCCACGCGCAGCTCCTCCTCAATGGCTTCACCCACAAGCGCTTCCTCCTCGCGAAGCTCctctccctcgccgccgccgccgccgacctccCCCGCGCAGAGTCGCTCTTCCTCCTCTCCGTACCCCACTCCCCGGCGTCCCCCACCCTCGCCAACCTCCtcctccgcgccgccgccgcgtcagGCGCCACGCCCGGCGCCCTGCTCGCGTTCTTCTCCCGCCTCGTGGGCTGCCACGGGCTGCGGCCCAACGCATTCTCTTTCTCCACCCTCCTCGCTGCTATCGCCCCCGCGGGCGCCGGAGCGCTCCCCCACGGCCGCGCCCTCCACGCCCGCGCGCTCGCGAGCGGGATGCTCGCCCCGACCGGCGAGAGTGGGCACGTGATGACCAGCCTCGTCGGCGTGTACGCGGCGGCCCGCCAGCTCGAGGACGCCCGTAAGGTGTTCGACGAAATGTTAACCAGGGCGGTGGCCGCGTGGAACTGCATGCTCGCCGCATACGTTCGGTGCGGCGAGGTGGACGCCGCGCTGCGGTTTTTTGGCGAGATGCCCAGGAGGGACGCGGTGGCATGGACGACCATGATTGGTGGGTGCGCGAATGCTGGGAGGGCAGCAGAGGCGGTGGACCTGTTCTGGAGGATGAGAAAGGCGCGTGTCAAGGATGACACAGTGACCATGGTTGCCTTGTTGACGGCCTGTGCAGAGCTGGGTGACCTGGAGCTTGGACGGTGGGTGCATGCACGTGTGGACTTGGAAGGGTCGCAGTGGAGAACAGTGTTGCTGGATAATGCTCTAATCCATATGTATCTCAAGTGCGGTGCTATAGAAGATGCACGATGCTTGTTTGGGATGATGCCAAGGCGGAGCACTGTTTCTTGGACAACTATGATCTCGGGTCTTGCGATACATGGTCACCCCCAGGAGGCACTCAACTTGTTCCACAGAATGCAGGATCGTCCTGATGGTGCAACGATGCTTGCTGTTCTGCGGGCGTGCAGTCATGCAGGGAGGATTGATGATGCACGGTGGTACTTTGAGAGTATGGAAGGAGTTTATGGGATAAATCCAGAGATACAACATTATGGATGCATGGTTGACATGCTCTGTCGCTGGAGACGGTTGAATGAAGCACTTGAGCTTGTGGAAAAAATGCCATTCCAGCCAAACGAGGGTGTGTGGGGTGCAATCCTGAGTGGATGTAGAAGGGACGGCAACCTTGAGCTCGCAGCTAAAGTGAATGATAGATTAGTTGAACTGCAGCCAGAACGAGCGGCTGGGCACCTAGTGCTGCTGTCCAACATGTATGCTGCTGTTGGACAGTGGGAGCAGGCTCGGATGGTGAGGGAAAGAGTGGCTGCACTGAATGCTGAGAAACCTGCAGGCAGAAGCTGGGTGAATGAGAATGAGTCCAGCATGGTGGTAGCACAAGCCCGACTGGTTTGA